TGTTATAGGAATACCAAATTTCCTCGATTGGcgtgaatatattttcaaggTCTTCTCGTTTAGGCGGAGACACGGAAGGCTTTCGGCGCGTACTGGATGTCAATGTCTTGGCAGTGGCCATATGCACACGAGAGGCAGTCGCGAATATGCGAGCTCGCCGAGTCGATGGTCATATAATAAACATCAACAGGTAAACGGACGCTTCgctattatcattatcagaTGCCCGCGAAGCCAGATCAGTATACGTAAAATTCCTCTCCCAGTTTCACGAAATTATCTTACATTTGCAAACAATTCCGACTCCAGCGTAACCGGACATGCTATTCCGAATCTACCGAATCATCTGAGCCTTTATCCAAGTAGCAAGTACGCATTGACCGCCATGACGGAGGTTGTTCGCCGGGAGCTAATTTCCGCTAAAACGAACATCAAAGTGACGGTGAGTAGAAAAGCCGAGTGAAAAGCGGAATGTCCGGACATGTTATCTCTTTCACAGTACCGCGTATCACTCTTGTATTTTTAAGCGTTTTAATCAGAGCTGACATGCTTTTCAGAGTCTTAGTCCTGGATTGGTGAAGACCGAGATCATGGAGGCTGCAGAATATTGCGTGGAAAACACAGGAAGTCCCGATGCTCCGACATTGCAGGCCAAGGACATCTCAGATGCGGTTCTTTACATACTCAGCACACCGCCAAACGTTCaagtaaatttttgttttcgtggTAGCGATGCTtcctgaaaaaatgaaaaacaccaGTTAGTCTCTGTGTCTGAGTAGCTTCGAACTACTTCGAACAGCCTTGAGCCTTTGGCATTGTGGAAACGGTGCCTGTATAACTTCTCTTGGCTAAAGTGCAGGAATTATAGAATTAACTGTGATCGAATCTCGCATCGACGATCAACGACAGCAAACGACTTTAAACGATTGCCGCTGACCTTGTGAATACAGCAAATGAATTCCGAAGTTCTCCACGAATCGTGACGTTTCTGTTCATTCCCTGCTCATTAGCTATTCAGAAATTTATTCTACAAGTACTTGTGAACTTTTGAAGTGCCTTGAAATGCAGGAATGCATATGGGATTTATTTCAGATAACAGAACTGACCATTCGACCAGTCGGAGAACAACTTTGAGTACGATTTGGCAGAGAAGGAAAATTTCTTGGTGGAATTGCGCTGCCGAAAACGCTTCGGTATTTTTGTTCGCCATTTCCGTCGAGGGAAGACAAGACGAGACAAGACACCTATCTAACCGTACATAGAACAGTGAAACCTCTGATATTTCCTGCCGTAACGGGAgaaaatgatcgaagattGGCGAGTATAACGAAGACTCGGACATTACGTTGGTTTACCTTCTCCCTGCCGGTTTCCAAGTGTAACCATCGTAACCATCGAGCAAGCAAGCATTAGCTGGTTCACCGGGGGAAATTAAATGTCGCAGATTTAACTGTATCTTTCCATCACGgatgattatacatacattacgAAGTTATTACTCTTAGGTGAAAGGAATCACGTAGTTAAAACCGCGTGTTATAATGTGAATTTAACTAcgttatatttcattttcgtcGACGATAAGAGACTAATTTAGTTCACTTTGACGAAGATATGTGATGTACGCATAGttgtgataattatttttccataccGATACAGCGATTGTCAAATCTTTCTTGAAAGCTAATGAAGGTACTAGGTATGTGTTTTTGTTAAGTTTAGATACATTTTGCAAATAAAATGACTTAATCTTATTCGTAGCCACGAGCTCGACTGTAAAGCTACAAATACTTTTAAAGACACCATGTGCTGGGGATACCATTTATTGTCGTCAGTACAGAGATTTGAATTGCTAATGTAAGATTTTGCCTAATCATTTCCTGTGAACGACCTGATAAAAGCCTGATCGTTATACCCCTGCCTGCATGTTATAACGCATCACTTTGTAAATTTCCAAACATCGATATTTCGACTCACAGGTCGTGCGATTATCAGGTCATTAACTGCGTGCGATCTTCATCAATTAGCGATAAGTAATTACGTTGTAACAAAATCCGTTAAACAACCGTATCGGAGCTGCAAAATTTACTCAAGTTTATCACGTAGAATAAATCTACTAGATAAGTGACGTTGAATCTTAGCCTTGAAACTATGCCAGGATCAAGGAGACGGTCGTGAAAACCTgtttatataaaattacacTCACCAAGTTGAGCGTTCGATCATCGTTTGGATCGCTTTTCAATTTGGCACGGATCGTTCCGTCCGCAGTCGGCATTTGGAAGCTGAAAGTGCGAATACACCTGGATTAAAAGTCGTGTGTCAATCTCTCGAAAATGTGTAAGCTGTACGTTACGTATTCAGCCTGTGTCAGCCAAATTGTTTGGATCTTTAGCGCGTCGTAGACAGGGGGCTTTGTGTGATCCGGTTACGGAATAGCGAGCTGAGACTGCTCGAGAGTCTGTCGCTAAGATAAAAACATGACAGTGTACAGTATATTCTCTCTCTGAACAGACGACGTCCGTCGATAGTCGCCCGACGTATCTTCTGTGGGACCTTCGGGATTCTGCCGAGTAGACGACCTTAtctgaatatttatttccttTGTGAATTGAGCCCGGTGGTCAGTTTGGCTCTGGCTTTTAGTGGAATTGGGTTCAATTCGAGGTCCGCAGGATTCGTCACTCCGGTATTCATACGTAGACGTCGACAGCGTTCTCGCCAATCGGATACCTACTCTGTGCAGGGACATGGAACGATGGGCAGATAAGGTAAGCAGCCGCCACTGGACCCGTTGGTTCCCATATAACTTACCAGAGCCCCGACGCAGGCCTCCTTAGATGTGGCTTAGAGGTTTCGCAAACTTGCTAAATATTCACCCAGCGTAGGCAGCATCTCCAAGCTAATTATAAGACCGAAAGCACGATGATTATACCGTTATACACTGCCGTTGTATACAATTCGAATTTGTCGCCTTGAAACTGTACAGCGTAGTCACACAACGTAGTTACACTGCACAAACCGTCGTTGTTAGATTCAGGCTTAAACTTTTCATGCAAATACTGTGACGGCGTTGACTGACGTTAGGATTTCTAATTACAAGTTTTATTTGCCAGAGAATAATTCGACGTGCGCATTTGCGTAAAACTCGCGGCGCAACGCTCTTGTGTAATTCCGTTTCTTGCCTCTTATCTCTCGCTCGGAGAGCATCGCTGGCGTATCAACTTGAGTCGTGTTTATTACAGCTGGTTCCTTAGCTTGGCACTTGTGACGCTCGAGCCCAGGGACGAATAGAGGTTTTGGGCCCccgagaaaataattatttaacttcTGGTCGTGCCGACACTTGAACACGTGTGATAAGTCGTAGAAATCGGCAACGGATCGCACTTAACACTCGTTAGTTTCATTGCTGTGAAAACGACGAGACAGCGTGAGTATATTTTACGAACGAAGGTAATTTCTGCCTCATCAAAGAGTCTGCGGAATCGTTCTATCCGTACCTGCACGCAGACTTTACACTTTAACATATGGCTACTTAGAATTCGGTCTTTACTCTGCGAACAAGAAGGTTCAAACGGCGTTGTTTATGAGGTACGCGCTTCGCGTCGAACGTGTGGCATAAAAATGCCACTCGCTCCGTTTCCCCTTAGAATATTTTTCGGCAGGGAAATTTGtgtagatatatgtatacatactttGCTGATGTATTCATACGTACCAGGAACACGATGCTCCTGGGAAATTATATTCCTGAACATACGCACGAAATCACTGAGTagattatacgtgtatatcgGGGGAGGGTTGAGTTTGCGAAACTCGCCTCAGGTGAAATCCTGGCTCATCGAAAACTTGCAGGTAAATATTCACTCAGGAGTTTGCCCAGCCGGTTATAAAGACGGCTGCACGCACCTCGAAACGCACCATAAGCGTCAGCTGTATTTTGGGGTAAATCACCAGGCAATTACGATGCCGCGTAATTTACGGCCAGAGCCTGCGATCTGATATATCCGAAAATCGACAATGAAATTGGAATCTTTTGTTCAGGTCGCCGTCGTGACTGGCGCCTCGGCTGGAATCGGTGCAGAAGTCGTAAAAGCTCTGGTCAAAAAAGGATTCACGGTTGTCGGTCTTGCCAGACGGAAAAATCGCGTTCAAGAACTTGCCACCGAATTGAAAGAAGAACCGGGAAAGTTACACGCCTGTGAATGTGACCTCACCAAGGAGGAAGACATCCTTGCGGCCTTTCGTTGGATCAAAGCTCAATGGGGAGGAGTTGATGTGCTCGTAAATAATGCAGGCGTGTTTAAATTATCCACCCTGACAAGTTAGTGTTGCAGAAATTTCACGCGGTTCCGAGTTCCTCGCGAGTTCGTGTCAAAAGTAAATGTAGTATATCAATCGGAAAATGGTTTCAGACGGGCATACCGAGGACTGGAAGCATATCCTGGACATTAACGTTTTGGCGGTTTGCATCTGCACGAGGGAATCCATGCAGCTGATGGAAGATCGTGAGCATTGTCATGTGATAAATATTTGCAGGTTCGTTGCTTTAGTTTTTGTTATAATTTGTTACTCCTTTTTCTCCTGTATCCTGGGTATGAAATTGGATCGCGAAAAGGTAAGAGGGACGTTTTAGAATCGAAATATCCTCTGATTCCCGATTTCCTTCGCAGCGTTGCAGGTCATCGGATTCCGAACTTGGTTCCATCCTTCCTGCACGTCTATCCCGCAAGCAAACACGCTCTTCGAGCTATTTCGGACAGTCTGAGAGCAGAGTGTGCCCGCAATAAGAGGAGGATCAAAGTCACGGTGAGTTGATTTGCATGCATAAAAAATAGCCCCCAGGCATCCAGTGAACttggacttttttttcttcttctgtacgtttctttttctctcacccGAAATTCGATCTTGCGGATCGAGGCTTTCGAGTATCTTATGCTCTGACGATTTACCACGCCGGATCTCGAAAACACGTCCAGAAGTATCCAATTtacgtacatataatacatttcAGAACCTGAGTCCGGGCACCGTGCAGACGGAAATGGCAGCGGGGCTTGGAAATTTGTCTGAAAAATTGACTGAGGAGGATATGGCGGAGCTTTCTCAACACAAAGTAACTCTTCAGTCGAAAGACATTGCCGACGCAGTGCTCTACGTTTTGGAAACACCCCCGCACGTGGAGATACGCGAGTTGATTATAGAGCCGTTGGGGGCAGTTTTGTAAACATGGCGTCGACGAGGATGATTACGTACTTCTTCAAATTGTTGGTACGCCGATACAAGAATCTGATTTTATCTCATTTTCATCCCAGGGGGAATGGAACGAATCGTAATgagttttcttatttattcgTACACCTTTGTGATAACAGCTGACATAATCTCAGCCAGAATAttaatgagaatgaaaatatatacgGTATTAAGAATAAGATTAGATTATGGATCTCAACTATGTGCTAGGCATGAATCTCGATAAAAGTCTTCAACTATACGCGGCTAAATAAATGCGTTACATTTTCTAAAAAGGAATATTTAAAAGTTTGCGTAgcaatgaataatgaaaatcagCATCGTCCTCGAGAcgtttctcattttcaaatgCAGAAACACTCAATATGAAAGTACTGATGCAACGgcttgaaataataaattcagcTGATCAAATGTTGGATTCGAATTCTGTAATATTACATTTCttgttttcatcaatttttatacgagGGCAGTCCAAATATCAACTGCattaaaaaacaagaaaccaGAAATATCTGGAAATTGCATGTTATTTAGTAGTTTGAACAATAAGTTAGGAAAGTAATTCTGCTCGTTATCAATCGAATTCTAATTTCCTACACTTATCGACTCGTTCAACCGGAACGGTATACAAATCGAGTCAGTAGTTGTCTAAAACTGGAATTTCCCAGCTTTTTCACACTGTctaaataatacatacaaattCTGCACCCTGATTCAGTTTATTTATCAACTCTCACAAGCGTTAGCGACCATCGCAAATCTCCAGTCAAAGTCTGCataattttcgcaattcaaaTTTCCTGTCATATCGCGCGCAAACAAGGCAGGGTGAGTAGTAAACGTTTTCACCGCGACGGGGCGCCACGCGTGTAAAATTCGAGATCCATGGATGGCAACGTTCACGGAGTGGCGGGTATAAACAAAGGCCGATCGAGTCACATGTGACCGTGTTCATGTCGGGTTGGAAATGCGGAGTGTTTGGCCCCGGATAATTTCACTATTTCAGTTCCCGGCATAATTTTGTTGTACCGATATCCAAAGGTCAACAACACGATCACTCTTCAGTACGAATGTAAATTTACACATACACGCACAACTCacgaaatatttcgaataacCGTATCTAGTGTTTGATGATCGCCCGGCTTTCTTCATCGTGTAGTCTTCACCTGTTCTGGATGTCGGAACTGGGATCACGAAGGACAGCACGCACTTCGCACTTATAACAACCGAATTGTCACCACCACAAGTATTGACTTACACATTCTTACCTTTTACAAATGGATGGTATTAGGGAATAACATCTTGAACcgacatttaaaaaaaaaatcgaggaaTTACAAATGCATACAGAGAATGAGACTCGAGTATATTCTATTCGCTTTTCTCCCTACATCGATACTCACGCCAAGTGTAACTTGAATACCGTATTTCGTAATA
The Neodiprion lecontei isolate iyNeoLeco1 chromosome 3, iyNeoLeco1.1, whole genome shotgun sequence DNA segment above includes these coding regions:
- the LOC107223159 gene encoding farnesol dehydrogenase isoform X1 encodes the protein MPLAPFPLRIFFGREICVDICIHTLLMYSYVPGTRCSWEIIFLNIRTKSLSRLYVYIGGGLSLRNSPQVKSWLIENLQVAVVTGASAGIGAEVVKALVKKGFTVVGLARRKNRVQELATELKEEPGKLHACECDLTKEEDILAAFRWIKAQWGGVDVLVNNAGVFKLSTLTNGHTEDWKHILDINVLAVCICTRESMQLMEDREHCHVINICSVAGHRIPNLVPSFLHVYPASKHALRAISDSLRAECARNKRRIKVTNLSPGTVQTEMAAGLGNLSEKLTEEDMAELSQHKVTLQSKDIADAVLYVLETPPHVEIRELIIEPLGAVL
- the LOC107223160 gene encoding farnesol dehydrogenase — translated: MERWAGRVAVVTGASSGIGASIAEALAREGMIVVGLARRKNRLQDTAEALSIAKGKLYPVQCDVSNEQEILDAFRWIRDHLGAIDVLVNNAGVAHFAHIISGDTEGFRRVLDVNVLAVAICTREAVANMRARRVDGHIININSVTGHAIPNLPNHLSLYPSSKYALTAMTEVVRRELISAKTNIKVTSLSPGLVKTEIMEAAEYCVENTGSPDAPTLQAKDISDAVLYILSTPPNVQITELTIRPVGEQL
- the LOC107223159 gene encoding farnesol dehydrogenase isoform X2 — its product is MERWADKVAVVTGASAGIGAEVVKALVKKGFTVVGLARRKNRVQELATELKEEPGKLHACECDLTKEEDILAAFRWIKAQWGGVDVLVNNAGVFKLSTLTNGHTEDWKHILDINVLAVCICTRESMQLMEDREHCHVINICSVAGHRIPNLVPSFLHVYPASKHALRAISDSLRAECARNKRRIKVTNLSPGTVQTEMAAGLGNLSEKLTEEDMAELSQHKVTLQSKDIADAVLYVLETPPHVEIRELIIEPLGAVL